In the Bradyrhizobium guangzhouense genome, one interval contains:
- a CDS encoding PAS domain S-box protein, producing MSAETPPNPPPKRSFSLSIGQMTYGSFILVLAVIIVTSTASVIAIRHIDATFAELQRLQSVGDLAEDIDRRMNDLRLAARDFVTDPGAGIQFKQVGEAASTLSDILKKTRIELAPEQQDMIDGVSERLATYRSGLDRISTLIDRRAQMLAGLPPLRDQFDAAVSDSADRDLAARLSEAQSRIALGLLARNPSAAEQAAQGMRTMVTADGKLKTAVNNYADAIIAVAVRERQIADIDREVLGTEGRLIGRVTELLRDVSDRRGHVLSRDFARTLAEARWQSIVLGSMGVLIGILAAVFVVGRTVRPLAQIARSIRALAAGEKRTSIPSADLNNEIGDIARAAEVFRRALEEADTAREAAVRALTEQRLAEESYRKLFEGSVDGIYVTTPSGDLLNANPALARMMGYDSPQHLIDSINDIAHTIYVHPEARAEYQRLMHRDGMVREFEYQVRQRSGNILWLSDSATGVRDEQGTIVRYEGTLRDITDQKRAEDAIAEGRRLLQQVIDTVPAVINVKDRDLRYVLMNRYMAGIFGIEPGDALGRTTADLMSRYGAAKTDENDKRVLSQRKGLGFYEEEYKDASGNMRQWLVNKLPLLDAEGEIERIVTVALDIGERKRGEQEMRKAKDAAETALRNLRETQASLIEAEKLAALGRLVAGVAHEVNNPVGISLTVASALERKTAMFSAEVERGELRRSTLNDYLSTSRDASSQLVSNLNRAAELIQSFKQVAADRNYSDQRSFDLADLTEQVVMSLRPGLRKQNLTLNVECQPNLTMNSYPGPYGQVLTNLFLNSVAHAFPDGRPGIIDIQVRESGKDNVEVIVSDNGCGMSLDVRRRAFDPFFTTRRDQGGTGLGLHIVYSIVTNRLGGRLDLDSEPGSGTRIQMILPRVAPLEQAAE from the coding sequence ATGTCCGCCGAAACGCCACCGAATCCGCCGCCGAAGCGATCGTTTTCGCTGTCCATCGGCCAGATGACGTATGGCAGCTTCATCCTGGTGCTGGCGGTGATCATCGTCACCTCGACCGCCAGCGTGATCGCGATCCGGCACATCGATGCCACCTTCGCCGAACTTCAGCGGCTGCAAAGCGTCGGCGATCTCGCCGAAGACATCGACCGACGCATGAACGATTTGCGGCTCGCCGCGCGCGATTTCGTCACCGACCCCGGCGCAGGCATCCAGTTCAAGCAGGTCGGCGAGGCCGCCTCGACCCTGAGTGACATCCTCAAGAAGACCCGCATCGAGCTTGCCCCCGAGCAGCAGGACATGATCGACGGCGTCTCCGAGCGGCTTGCGACCTATCGCAGCGGGCTGGATCGGATATCGACCCTGATCGATCGTCGTGCGCAAATGCTTGCCGGGCTGCCCCCGCTGCGCGACCAGTTCGACGCAGCGGTCTCCGACAGCGCAGACCGTGATCTGGCCGCGCGCCTGTCGGAGGCCCAGAGCCGGATCGCGCTCGGGCTGCTCGCGCGCAATCCCTCTGCGGCCGAACAGGCCGCTCAGGGCATGCGGACCATGGTCACTGCCGATGGCAAGCTGAAGACGGCGGTAAACAATTACGCCGATGCGATCATCGCAGTCGCAGTCCGCGAACGGCAGATCGCCGATATCGACCGCGAGGTGTTGGGCACCGAGGGCCGGCTGATCGGCCGCGTCACCGAATTGCTGCGGGACGTCAGCGACCGCCGCGGCCATGTGTTGTCGCGCGATTTTGCCAGGACGCTGGCGGAGGCGCGCTGGCAGAGCATCGTGCTCGGCAGCATGGGCGTGTTGATCGGTATCCTCGCCGCGGTTTTCGTGGTGGGGCGGACGGTGCGGCCGCTGGCCCAGATCGCGCGCTCCATTCGCGCGCTTGCGGCCGGCGAGAAAAGGACCTCGATTCCGTCAGCCGATCTCAACAACGAAATCGGCGACATCGCGCGGGCCGCCGAGGTGTTCCGCCGCGCGCTGGAGGAGGCCGATACCGCGCGCGAAGCCGCGGTGCGCGCGCTGACCGAGCAGCGGCTGGCGGAAGAAAGCTACCGGAAGCTGTTCGAGGGTTCGGTCGACGGCATCTACGTGACGACACCGTCAGGCGATCTCCTCAATGCCAACCCGGCCTTGGCGCGCATGATGGGCTATGACAGCCCGCAGCACCTGATCGACAGCATCAACGACATCGCCCACACCATCTATGTCCATCCCGAGGCGCGTGCGGAATACCAGCGGTTGATGCATCGTGATGGCATGGTGCGCGAGTTCGAATATCAGGTGCGTCAGCGCAGCGGCAACATTCTCTGGCTCTCCGACAGCGCGACGGGCGTGCGGGACGAGCAGGGCACCATCGTCCGTTACGAGGGCACGCTGCGTGACATCACCGACCAGAAGCGGGCGGAAGATGCCATCGCCGAAGGCCGGCGCCTGTTGCAGCAGGTCATCGACACCGTGCCCGCCGTCATCAACGTCAAGGACCGCGACCTTCGCTACGTGCTGATGAACCGCTACATGGCCGGCATCTTCGGCATCGAGCCCGGCGACGCGCTCGGCCGCACCACGGCCGATCTGATGTCGCGCTATGGCGCGGCCAAGACCGACGAGAACGACAAGCGCGTGCTCAGCCAGCGCAAGGGGCTCGGATTCTACGAGGAGGAGTACAAGGACGCCTCCGGCAACATGCGGCAATGGCTGGTCAACAAGCTGCCGCTGCTCGATGCCGAGGGCGAGATCGAGCGGATCGTCACCGTGGCGCTCGACATCGGCGAACGCAAGCGCGGCGAGCAGGAGATGCGCAAGGCCAAGGACGCCGCGGAAACCGCGCTGCGCAATCTACGCGAGACCCAGGCCTCGCTGATCGAGGCCGAGAAGCTGGCCGCACTCGGGCGCCTGGTCGCCGGCGTCGCACACGAGGTCAACAATCCTGTCGGCATCAGCCTGACGGTCGCCTCGGCGCTCGAACGCAAGACCGCCATGTTCAGCGCCGAGGTCGAGCGCGGCGAGCTTCGCCGCTCGACGCTCAACGATTATCTCAGCACGAGCCGCGATGCGTCCTCGCAGCTCGTCTCCAACCTGAACCGTGCGGCCGAGCTGATTCAGTCGTTCAAGCAGGTCGCAGCCGACCGCAACTATTCGGACCAGCGCAGCTTCGACCTTGCCGACCTCACCGAGCAGGTGGTGATGAGCCTGCGTCCGGGCCTGCGCAAGCAGAACCTGACGCTTAACGTCGAGTGCCAGCCCAATCTGACCATGAACAGCTATCCCGGTCCGTACGGCCAGGTGCTGACCAATCTGTTCCTGAATTCGGTGGCGCATGCCTTCCCGGACGGGCGGCCAGGCATCATCGACATCCAGGTGCGCGAGTCCGGCAAGGACAATGTCGAGGTCATCGTCTCCGACAATGGCTGCGGCATGAGCCTGGACGTGCGGCGCCGCGCCTTCGATCCGTTTTTCACCACGCGGCGCGACCAGGGCGGGACCGGTCTTGGATTGCACATCGTCTACAGCATCGTCACCAACCGGCTCGGCGGCCGGCTGGATCTCGATTCCGAGCCTGGCAGCGGTACGCGCATCCAGATGATCTTGCCGCGCGTCGCGCCGCTGGAGCAGGCTGCCGAATAA
- a CDS encoding GrlR family regulatory protein, with protein MKNGLYSIHVSLLDGRVGKGSGVILFRDGKILGGDAYLYYTGSYVVKDDRTFKGEVLVQRHTSPRGDDNPLFGGPAPVGIGVSGTYTDTRAEMTGTALVGKASLIFGATLHKLVDVD; from the coding sequence ATGAAGAACGGCCTCTATTCGATTCACGTGAGCCTGCTCGATGGTCGAGTCGGCAAAGGCAGCGGCGTGATCCTTTTTCGCGACGGCAAGATCCTTGGCGGCGATGCCTACCTCTATTACACCGGCAGCTACGTGGTGAAGGACGATCGCACCTTCAAAGGCGAGGTGCTGGTGCAACGGCACACCTCCCCGCGCGGCGATGACAATCCGCTATTCGGTGGCCCCGCCCCTGTCGGCATCGGCGTCAGCGGGACCTACACCGACACCCGTGCGGAGATGACGGGCACGGCGCTGGTCGGCAAAGCCAGCCTGATTTTCGGCGCCACCCTGCACAAGCTCGTCGACGTCGATTAG
- a CDS encoding VOC family protein codes for MPVTVTWDHVHLRSPDPEATAAWLRDILGGEIVRAPGRIDVNLGGARIFIAPLEGDSAVSPPPPHPHQGLDHFGLTVKDIDAVAAEIKAKGVTFTREPTTIRPGVRICFIRGPEGISVELLERDKKYT; via the coding sequence ATGCCTGTCACCGTCACGTGGGATCACGTCCATCTGCGCAGCCCGGATCCGGAAGCGACAGCCGCCTGGCTGCGCGATATCCTTGGCGGCGAGATCGTGCGCGCACCGGGACGCATCGATGTGAATCTCGGCGGCGCAAGGATCTTCATCGCACCGCTGGAGGGCGACAGTGCCGTCAGCCCGCCGCCTCCGCATCCCCATCAGGGCCTCGACCATTTCGGTCTCACCGTGAAGGACATCGATGCCGTCGCGGCCGAGATCAAGGCCAAGGGCGTGACATTCACGCGGGAGCCCACCACGATCCGGCCCGGCGTGCGCATCTGCTTCATCCGCGGTCCCGAAGGCATCTCCGTCGAGTTGCTCGAGCGCGACAAGAAATATACGTGA
- a CDS encoding DUF2278 family protein, giving the protein MNKYCLFKGELVNAAPFRPGYKGSPHYVVNVKGSQGNIFKYVVNAASDEVGEDGNNNVYFYKDVAFSDPVTDTLSALPLGLHTSGFSPLDYWQDRSLLDIRRMRPIPYSDADGNRMDVNDDISDALSIDTSQPPQSLPYDNGSGEPQDRDFYPPSETGVIVYGFGFLFQPQQDGLHETHMNQGNPRGRHWKENGAFQDGAVIIKRAAGYQALFTAFQTQRLPTNAGGFPVDDAVPLPEFIRS; this is encoded by the coding sequence ATGAACAAGTACTGCCTTTTCAAGGGTGAGTTGGTGAATGCCGCCCCGTTCCGGCCAGGCTACAAGGGTAGCCCCCACTATGTGGTCAATGTGAAAGGATCCCAGGGCAACATTTTCAAGTACGTCGTGAACGCGGCCTCGGACGAAGTGGGCGAGGACGGAAACAACAACGTGTATTTCTACAAGGATGTCGCCTTCAGCGACCCTGTCACAGACACACTCTCTGCGCTCCCGCTGGGCCTCCACACGAGCGGCTTTTCGCCGCTGGACTACTGGCAGGACAGAAGCCTGCTCGACATCCGGCGCATGCGACCCATTCCCTATTCCGACGCAGACGGCAACAGGATGGACGTGAACGACGACATCAGCGACGCACTGTCCATCGACACGAGCCAGCCGCCACAGTCGCTGCCCTATGACAATGGCAGCGGGGAACCGCAGGATCGGGATTTCTACCCGCCAAGCGAGACCGGTGTGATCGTCTATGGCTTCGGATTCCTGTTCCAGCCACAACAGGACGGACTGCACGAAACCCACATGAATCAGGGCAATCCGCGCGGGCGTCACTGGAAGGAAAATGGAGCTTTCCAGGATGGCGCGGTCATCATCAAGCGCGCTGCCGGATACCAGGCCCTGTTCACCGCCTTCCAGACGCAACGCCTGCCCACTAACGCAGGTGGTTTCCCTGTGGATGACGCAGTCCCTCTTCCGGAATTTATCCGCAGCTGA
- a CDS encoding AraC family transcriptional regulator — MFFDALAPSSALQLTRFTDVDAFRPAEALEDSRSIPLDVANFAAARAIVNLPACRIIVARSFARILETTYRAPGGMVILPLSDDLRATSSGMDIDSRFFIGLRGNHHCHFVEPQINHHALIMFSPALRDRGWFDRADTLWVRMADPTAHLYARQLVRDILRTASVQPQMFEATEVAAHLQEGLLLAFDDLFRMNPLSDRSTPRAGVRSARLVQQIDDYVRAYPTAPIYTADLADEFGVSIRTLGGAVAKVRGMSLHQYIRLKRLWATRTQLLRSGGASVASCARAHGFHHLGEFAAAYRATFHEAPSDTLARARQSRLQAS, encoded by the coding sequence ATGTTCTTCGACGCTCTCGCCCCCTCTTCCGCGCTCCAGCTAACCCGGTTTACCGACGTCGATGCGTTTCGACCGGCCGAGGCATTGGAGGATTCCCGGAGCATTCCCCTCGACGTCGCCAATTTCGCCGCTGCGCGAGCAATCGTGAACCTGCCTGCTTGCCGGATCATCGTCGCAAGGTCGTTTGCGCGCATCCTCGAGACCACCTACCGCGCGCCTGGCGGCATGGTGATCCTGCCACTGAGTGATGATCTGCGCGCCACGTCGAGCGGGATGGATATCGATTCGCGCTTCTTCATCGGCTTGCGCGGCAACCACCACTGCCATTTCGTTGAGCCACAGATCAATCATCATGCGCTGATCATGTTCTCGCCCGCACTTCGGGACCGCGGCTGGTTCGATCGTGCCGATACCTTGTGGGTTCGCATGGCGGACCCCACCGCACATCTCTACGCGCGGCAGCTTGTGCGAGACATCCTGCGGACCGCGTCGGTCCAGCCACAGATGTTCGAGGCCACGGAGGTCGCTGCCCATCTTCAGGAAGGCCTGTTGCTCGCCTTCGATGACCTGTTTCGAATGAACCCGCTGTCGGATCGCAGCACCCCAAGAGCGGGCGTGCGCTCGGCCAGGCTCGTGCAGCAGATCGACGACTACGTCAGGGCCTATCCGACCGCTCCGATCTATACGGCCGATCTCGCCGACGAATTCGGCGTCTCGATCCGGACCCTCGGAGGCGCGGTGGCCAAGGTGCGCGGCATGAGCCTGCATCAATACATCCGCCTCAAGCGGCTTTGGGCCACCCGCACCCAACTCCTCAGAAGCGGCGGTGCCTCGGTCGCCTCGTGCGCCCGCGCCCATGGCTTTCATCACCTCGGCGAGTTTGCCGCGGCCTATCGCGCGACCTTCCACGAAGCGCCATCGGATACGTTGGCGCGGGCCCGGCAAAGCCGGCTCCAGGCCAGCTAG
- a CDS encoding host attachment protein, with protein sequence MNKMRIDKGDWLVVCDGRKALILENLGDEMFPNLHTREVREHANPSTAAQGTDAPGRFHASVGGARSSAEQTDWHDEAERTFLRSLAERLDTALSAGETSGLTMVASPRALGMIRTDYSDAVRRALRGEVGKDLVKLPVYEIEKQLLLSGAVG encoded by the coding sequence ATGAACAAGATGAGGATCGACAAGGGCGACTGGCTCGTCGTGTGCGACGGACGCAAGGCGCTCATCCTGGAAAATCTCGGTGATGAGATGTTTCCGAACCTTCACACCAGGGAGGTTCGCGAGCACGCCAATCCGTCCACAGCCGCGCAAGGGACCGATGCGCCTGGCAGGTTCCATGCATCGGTCGGCGGTGCCCGTAGCTCGGCGGAGCAGACCGACTGGCACGACGAGGCCGAACGCACCTTCCTGCGCAGTCTCGCCGAGCGCCTCGACACCGCGCTCAGCGCCGGGGAGACTTCGGGCCTGACCATGGTGGCCTCACCGCGCGCGCTGGGCATGATCCGCACCGATTATTCGGACGCGGTGCGAAGAGCGCTCCGGGGCGAGGTCGGCAAGGACCTCGTCAAGTTGCCGGTCTATGAGATCGAGAAGCAGTTGCTGCTATCTGGTGCGGTCGGATAG
- a CDS encoding DMT family transporter, with the protein MNHNQDHLAARAAPVLFVLLWSTGFIGTKYVINNADPLTYLAIRMAVVVGLMVIIAGVARPKWPDLTGMAHSAVAGILVHGFYLGGTAIAIAHSIPAGLSALIPGLQPILTSTIANRWLGEKVTPVQWAGLVLGLGGVALILHNRPMSGEAGLGWLASVVSLISITLGTLYQRRYCNHIDWRAGNLVQYLAVTIFFTIGAFLFEDRVVHWTREFVFALAWLAVALSIGSIGLLYWLIRHAAATSVASLFYLVPAVTALMAYLLFGEKLDALAIAGMAMCAAAVFVVNRRFGS; encoded by the coding sequence ATGAATCATAACCAAGATCATCTCGCTGCCCGCGCAGCGCCGGTGCTGTTCGTCCTGCTCTGGAGCACCGGCTTCATCGGCACCAAATACGTCATCAACAACGCCGATCCCTTGACCTACCTCGCCATCCGCATGGCGGTGGTGGTCGGTCTGATGGTCATCATCGCGGGCGTCGCCCGACCGAAATGGCCTGATCTCACAGGGATGGCGCACAGCGCCGTCGCCGGCATCCTCGTCCACGGCTTCTATCTCGGCGGCACAGCCATCGCGATCGCCCATTCCATTCCGGCGGGGCTCTCCGCGCTCATTCCGGGGCTGCAGCCGATACTGACCTCGACGATTGCCAACCGCTGGCTCGGCGAGAAGGTGACGCCGGTGCAATGGGCTGGCCTCGTGCTCGGTCTCGGCGGCGTGGCGCTGATCCTGCACAACCGTCCGATGTCCGGCGAAGCCGGGCTCGGCTGGCTCGCCTCGGTGGTTTCGCTGATCAGCATCACGCTCGGCACGCTGTACCAGCGCCGCTACTGCAATCACATCGACTGGCGTGCCGGCAATCTCGTGCAGTATCTGGCGGTGACGATCTTCTTCACGATCGGCGCCTTCCTGTTCGAGGATCGGGTCGTGCACTGGACCCGGGAGTTCGTGTTTGCGCTGGCCTGGCTTGCGGTCGCGCTCTCGATCGGATCGATCGGCCTGTTGTACTGGCTGATCCGCCATGCCGCAGCGACGTCGGTCGCGAGCCTGTTCTACCTGGTGCCAGCCGTCACTGCGCTGATGGCCTATCTGCTGTTCGGCGAGAAGCTCGATGCGCTGGCGATCGCCGGCATGGCGATGTGCGCGGCCGCCGTGTTCGTGGTCAACCGCCGCTTTGGCTCATAG